In Kineococcus endophyticus, the following proteins share a genomic window:
- a CDS encoding fluoride efflux transporter FluC: MTFPASAPHGHRVPEGVPPLHLSPRMVLVVAGGALLGTAARYGLAWYRPVTTGEWPWATFTVNAVGTAALGFLLEALARRGDDVGRRRLLRLGVGTGFLGSFTTYSSLAVETDLLVHAHRPGLAAVYGVSSVVVGLLLGLGGIAAAAGHHRWRLARLPVDPDSPDAGGSADENQTQRERREERG; the protein is encoded by the coding sequence ATGACCTTTCCTGCGTCTGCTCCGCACGGCCATCGGGTCCCGGAGGGGGTGCCTCCGCTGCACCTCTCGCCGCGGATGGTGCTGGTGGTGGCCGGTGGAGCGCTACTGGGGACTGCGGCCCGCTACGGGCTGGCCTGGTATCGGCCGGTGACGACGGGCGAGTGGCCGTGGGCGACGTTCACAGTCAACGCTGTCGGTACCGCGGCGCTGGGGTTCTTGCTGGAGGCGCTGGCCCGGCGCGGTGACGACGTCGGCCGCCGCCGGCTGCTCCGGTTGGGTGTGGGGACGGGTTTCCTGGGTTCGTTCACCACGTACAGCTCGTTGGCGGTGGAGACCGATCTGCTGGTCCACGCCCACCGTCCTGGTCTGGCCGCCGTCTACGGGGTGAGCAGTGTCGTCGTCGGTCTGCTGCTGGGGCTGGGTGGGATCGCGGCAGCAGCCGGGCACCACCGTTGGCGGCTGGCCCGGTTGCCGGTCGACCCGGACTCCCCGGACGCCGGCGGTTCTGCTGATGAGAACCAGACGCAACGTGAAAGGCGGGAAGAACGGGGGTGA
- the crcB gene encoding fluoride efflux transporter CrcB codes for MSAVVVLVTCLAGSAGAVTRFVVDGEIRRRWAGSFPWATLVINVSGSLVLGLVTGAVLGHGAPSVWKTVLGTGFCGGYTTFSTATVETLRLAQARAGLAAVAYSVATFLGSAVAAAVGLVLGWQL; via the coding sequence ATGAGCGCTGTGGTTGTGCTGGTCACCTGCCTGGCCGGGTCCGCAGGGGCGGTGACCCGGTTCGTGGTCGACGGTGAGATCCGCCGCCGCTGGGCCGGCTCGTTCCCCTGGGCAACGCTGGTCATCAACGTCAGCGGGTCCTTGGTGCTGGGGCTGGTCACCGGGGCGGTGTTGGGTCACGGCGCGCCCAGCGTGTGGAAGACGGTGCTGGGTACTGGGTTCTGTGGGGGCTACACCACGTTCAGCACGGCCACGGTGGAGACGTTGCGGTTGGCGCAGGCGCGTGCGGGGCTTGCTGCTGTGGCTTACAGCGTGGCCACCTTCCTGGGCAGCGCTGTAGCCGCGGCGGTGGGTCTGGTGCTGGGATGGCAACTGTGA
- a CDS encoding universal stress protein encodes MGFTPTAPVQVLSEAVALSRAFGVPLIVAYCDPSRVVERVREDGTQMIAPVDADTAALIDDAPAPEVAEVEARVRALCAEFIDDADADAGAGTGAGALNVQVQGLLGDPATVLAELADHVGAGFVVVGGRGVGWRGSVHALLSGSVALHLSTRQAATVVVVPDVAGGE; translated from the coding sequence GTGGGGTTCACCCCCACCGCTCCGGTGCAGGTCCTGTCCGAGGCGGTGGCCTTGAGCCGGGCCTTCGGGGTGCCTCTGATCGTGGCGTACTGCGATCCCTCCCGGGTCGTGGAAAGAGTCCGCGAGGACGGGACGCAGATGATCGCCCCGGTGGATGCGGACACGGCTGCGCTGATCGATGATGCGCCGGCGCCAGAAGTCGCCGAGGTCGAGGCTCGTGTCCGTGCGTTGTGCGCCGAGTTCATTGACGACGCAGATGCCGATGCCGGTGCCGGTACGGGTGCGGGTGCACTGAACGTACAGGTGCAGGGCCTGCTGGGGGATCCGGCAACCGTGCTGGCTGAGCTGGCCGACCACGTCGGGGCAGGGTTTGTGGTCGTCGGTGGCCGCGGCGTCGGCTGGCGCGGGTCGGTGCACGCCTTGCTGAGCGGGTCGGTGGCCCTGCACCTGAGCACCCGGCAAGCCGCGACCGTGGTGGTCGTCCCCGACGTCGCGGGTGGTGAGTGA